A portion of the Lolium rigidum isolate FL_2022 chromosome 1, APGP_CSIRO_Lrig_0.1, whole genome shotgun sequence genome contains these proteins:
- the LOC124670646 gene encoding U-box domain-containing protein 15-like → MPQSALPPSSAAAAAAADPEPSCSEDGAREMDDEDLVEDLLATVNSARAYADFRRTQRKECHNLLRWLQLVLPLLEELRDSTPRLTEDAYRRLTLLGRAFAAARRLLRSCNDGSKIFLALESEAVLGRFRTVYEKMNSALDGMPYEELGISDEVMEQVELMNAQLMRCKKRTDTQDIELSMDLMVILQNNKDDERNADRAILDRLASKLELQTLPDLRAETVAIKKLIKERNGQQEESTKQIVELLNKFKAIAGIDETNVLGGEVFVTKSLDKCPSLMIPDDFLCPITLEIMTDPVIVASGQTYERRSIQRWLDSGERTCPKTRQPLAHLSLAPNYALKNLILQWCDKHKVELQRREPEPVAEQDERPKEDIPSLVEALSSIHSDVQRKAAKKIRVLSKESPENRALIAGNGGIPALIGLLAYPDKKVQENTVTSLLNLSIDQSNKIFITKGGAIPLIIEILRNGSAVGQENSAATLFSLSMLDENKVTIGTLGGIAPLVELLRNGTVRGKKDAATAIFNLILNQQNKVRATHAGIVPVLLKVIDDKNLGMVDEALSIFLLLSSHAACLGEVGTTQFVEKLVQLIKEGTPKNQECALSVLLELGTKKQPLLVHALRFGLHEHLSKIARTGTSRAQRKANSLIQLAKKCY, encoded by the exons ATGCCCCAATCGGCGCTGCCACCGTCgtccgccgcggccgcggccgcggcagaCCCCGAGCCCTCCTGCTCCGAGGATGGGGCGAGGGAGATGGACGACGAGGACCTCGTGGAGGACCTCCTCGCCACCGTCAACTCGGCTCGTGCCTACGCCGACTTCCGCCGCACCCAGCGCAAGGAATGCCACAATCTTCTTCGCTGGCTGCAGCTCGTCCTCCCGCTCCTCGAGGAGCTCCGCGACTCCACGCCCCGTCTCACGGAGGACGCCTACCGCCGCCTCACCCTGCTCGGCCGAGCattcgccgccgcgcgccgcctcctccgctcctGCAATGACGGCAGCAAGATCTTCCTG GCGCTGGAGAGCGAGGCCGTGCTGGGGAGGTTCCGCACTGTGTACGAGAAGATGAACTCTGCGTTGGACGGAATGCCGTACGAGGAGCTCGGCATCTCCGATGAAGTCATGGAGCAG GTGGAGCTGATGAACGCACAGCTGATGAGATGCAAGAAGAGAACAGACACGCAGGACATAGAGCTGTCCATGGATCTCATGGTGATACTCCAGAACAACAAGGACGACGAGAGGAACGCGGACAGGGCGATACTGGATAGGCTGGCCAGCAAGCTGGAGCTGCAGACGCTGCCGGATCTCAGGGCGGAGACGGTGGCCATAAAGAAGCTCATCAAGGAGCGAAATGGGCAGCAAGAGGAGAGCACCAAGCAGATCGTCGAGCTCCTCAACAAGTTCAAGGCCATCGCCGGCATCGACGAGACGAACGTCCTCGGCGGCGAGGTCTTCGTGACCAAATCTCTCGACAAGTGCCCCTCGTTGATGATCCCGGACGACTTCCTCTGCCCGATCACATTGGAGATCATGACGGATCCTGTCATTGTGGCCAGTGGACAG ACGTACGAGAGGAGAAGCATCCAGAGGTGGCTTGACAGCGGGGAGAGGACGTGCCCCAAGACGCGGCAGCCGCTGGCGCACCTGTCGCTGGCGCCCAACTACGCGCTCAAGAACCTGATCCTGCAGTGGTGCGACAAGCACAAGGTGGAGCTGCAGAGGAGGGAGCCGGAGCCCGTGGCTGAACAAGACGAGCGGCCGAAAGAGGACATCCCGTCGCTGGTGGAAGCGTTGTCGTCGATCCACTCTGACGTGCAGCGGAAGGCGGCCAAGAAGATCCGGGTGCTctccaaggagtctccggagaacaGGGCGCTCATCGCCGGCAACGGCGGCATCCCGGCCCTGATCGGCCTGCTGGCCTACCCGGACAAGAAGGTGCAGGAgaacacggtgacctcgctgctgAACCTGTCCATTGACCAGAGCAACAAGATCTTCATCACCAAGGGGGGAGCCATCCCGCTCATCATCGAGATCCTCAGGAATGGCAGCGCGGTGGGGCAGGAGAACTCGGCCGCGACGCTCTTCAGCCTGTCCATGCTTGACGAAAACAAGGTGACGATCGGGACCCTGGGTGGCATCGCGCCGCTGGTGGAGCTCCTGAGGAACGGCACCGTCCGGGGCAAGAAGGACGCCGCCACGGCCATCTTCAACCTCATCCTCAACCAGCAGAACAAGGTCAGGGCCACCCACGCGGGCATCGTCCCGGTGCTGCTCAAGGTCATCGACGACAAGAACCTCGGGATGGTCGATGAGGCGCTCTCCATCTTCCTCTTGCTGTCTTCGCACGCCGCCTGCCTCGGCGAGGTCGGCACGACGCAGTTCGTCGAGAAGCTCGTGCAGCTCATCAAGGAAGGGACGCCCAAGAATCAGGAGTGCGCGCTGTCCGTCCTGCTGGAGCTGGGAACCAAGAAGCAGCCGCTCCTGGTGCACGCGCTCAGATTCGGCCTCCACGAGCACCTCTCGAAGATCGCCAGGACCGGCACTAGTAGAGCGCAGAGGAAGGCCAACTCTCTCATTCAGCTGGCGAAGAAGTGCTACTAA